The Musa acuminata AAA Group cultivar baxijiao chromosome BXJ1-3, Cavendish_Baxijiao_AAA, whole genome shotgun sequence genome window below encodes:
- the LOC103973397 gene encoding RING-H2 finger protein ATL16 encodes MDHRGFPPPLGHQPPPPSPPSSDASFPILAISILGILTTSILLLSYYVFAVRCCLNWRRSDVVGRLSRSRRRLDDRLMAYSTVTESHGLGESEIRAIPTLRYRRGGDGAGKTSFHECAVCLNEFQEEERIRLLPNCFHVFHIDCIDTWLQTNANCPLCRSSITTAAAPVPLDQFTASAPHQDPRRSGDIVIDIRDDDSDPQAQAVTATDANTNPSRWKSEQRVGHKRGRKVHRHGSMGDECIDTRAKDGQLQVQPMRRSFSMDSSSDRQLYMAVQKIMRQNPHFLEATGGESSSTSGRIRRSLFSFHRHSRSAVLPVQIEQ; translated from the coding sequence ATGGATCACCGTGGCTTTCCACCCCCACTCGGTCACCAACCCCCTCCTCCGTCTCCTCCCTCCTCGGACGCCAGCTTCCCCATCCTAGCTATATCCATCCTTGGCATCCTCACCACGTCCATCCTCCTCCTCAGCTACTACGTCTTTGCGGTCAGATGTTGCCTCAACTGGCGCCGGTCCGATGTCGTGGGCCGCCTCTCGCGTTCACGGCGCCGTCTCGACGACCGACTGATGGCCTACTCGACCGTCACCGAGAGCCACGGCCTCGGTGAGTCGGAAATCCGGGCAATCCCCACGCTTCGATACCGCAGAGGGGGCGACGGCGCGGGGAAGACGTCCTTCCACGAGTGCGCTGTGTGCCTGAACGAGTTCCAAGAAGAGGAGAGGATTAGGCTGCTGCCGAACTGCTTCCATGTCTTCCATATAGACTGCATAGATACCTGGCTCCAAACCAACGCCAATTGCCCGCTCTGCAGGTCGAGCATCACCACAGCCGCGGCACCTGTTCCGCTCGACCAATTCACGGCCTCGGCTCCACATCAGGACCCTCGTCGGAGTGGTGATATAGTGATCGATATCAGAGACGACGATAGCGACCCGCAGGCCCAAGCGGTCACTGCCACCGACGCCAATACCAATCCTTCGCGGTGGAAGTCGGAGCAGAGGGTCGGGCACAAGAGGGGGAGGAAGGTCCATCGTCACGGAAGCATGGGGGACGAGTGCATCGACACGAGGGCCAAAGACGGGCAACTCCAGGTTCAACCCATGAGAAGGTCTTTCTCCATGGACTCTTCGAGCGACAGGCAGCTCTACATGGCAGTCCAAAAGATCATGCGCCAGAATCCACACTTCCTAGAAGCCACCGGCGGAGAAAGCAGCAGCACTTCCGGCAGAATCCGGCGGTCGCTGTTCTCATTCCACCGGCACTCGCGCAGTGCTGTCCTTCCGGTCCAAATCGAGCAGTAA
- the LOC135636264 gene encoding LOB domain-containing protein CRL1-like has product MTGFGSPCGACKFLRRKCVRGCVFAPHFCHEQGAARFAAIHKVFGASNASKLLMHLPVSDRSEAAVTISYEAQARLQDPIYGCVAHIFALQRQVVNLQAQLVSLKAQSAQAFADGSLSQEDSLNHQLLDQLQLDREARMRHALVSDSPLSTERTMYHDNGLLDSSSSLLPSPHGVPHSYMGVDDGIFFGTDEDMENALVTQTVGRSSADHNMEDLRSVAFAHLRHV; this is encoded by the exons ATGACCGGGTTTGGCTCCCCATGCGGTGCATGCAAGTTCCTGAGGAGGAAGTGTGTCAGGGGATGCGTCTTCGCCCCGCACTTCTGCCACGAGCAGGGAGCTGCTCGGTTTGCTGCCATCCACAAGGTCTTCGGAGCCAGCAATGCCTCCAAGCTCCTCATGCACCTCCCTGTCAGCGATAGGTCCGAGGCTGCTGTCACCATCTCCTACGAAGCTCAGGCCAGGCTCCAAGACCCTATATATGGCTGCGTCGCTCACATCTTCGCTCTCCAACGACAA GTTGTGAATCTGCAAGCACAGCTGGTCTCTTTAAAGGCACAATCTGCTCAAGCTTTCGCCGATGGATCTTTGTCTCAGGAAGACAGCTTGAACCACCAGCTCCTCGACCAACTTCAGCTGGATCGGGAAGCAAGGATGAGGCATGCTTTGGTTTCAGATTCGCCATTGAGCACCGAACGCACTATGTATCACGACAATGGCCTTCTGGACTCGAGCTCATCCCTGCTGCCTTCTCCACATGGTGTTCCTCATTCGTACATGGGGGTCGACGATGGCATCTTCTTCGGCACCGATGAAGACATGGAGAATGCACTCGTGACGCAAACGGTTGGGCGGAGCTCGGCGGATCACAACATGGAGGATCTTCGATCGGTAGCTTTTGCTCATCTTCGTCATGTATGA